In a single window of the Lineus longissimus chromosome 4, tnLinLong1.2, whole genome shotgun sequence genome:
- the LOC135487156 gene encoding uncharacterized protein LOC135487156, giving the protein MDGPTHVMSRAAGRKSKNMKQKSKGKRHHVMETVKEENDVKHMRKLFRNERRKEEENVGIKKFYLNVTYRQFQKYMKLLKEGEETLREEIGKDHEELLRKYGAYIESESEAEEEDDGCTTTTSTEFFITTPAQTTIREYLKKGVGSKLEAKSTPRLNGPLQNYSMPVIRDAAIYRDNTAPVMRDPGRTTTLPMIGHAVVKPTPSATKSPRGGRGAAYPLPKRSTLSPHSSEQKLDESSLPLEKSHKDLMETLLSDSRAMLTKSRTTLSDIKDSRSTPESGRASRAPSRGSRRGFPNLTDTSLTRGPRRPSAIPEPDWEKRKLSLQRSSTDWLIVRDHKYPKEVERKKALEASKKIGEKLKKQDVPITCQRWKYVPLEDTCPLKFGVTYSGVPAKKVKSVYKKKPGKRLGARTRKS; this is encoded by the exons ATGGATGGACCAACACATGTCATGTCTAG GGCGGCGGGAAGAAAATCAAAGAATATGAAGCAAAAGTCAAAAGGCAAGCGCCATCACGTTATGGAGACCGTGAAGGAAGAGAATGATGTCAAACATATGAGAAAACTCTTCAGAAATGAGCGGAGgaaggaagaagaaaatgtcggAATAAAGAAATTTTACCTGAATGTAACTTATAGACAATTTCAGAAATACATGAAGTTGCTCAAAGAAGGTGAGGAGACCTTACGGGAGGAGATAGGTAAAGACCATGAAGAGCTGCTGCGGAAATACGGGGCGTATATTGAATCCGAATCCGAGGCGGAGGAGGAAGATGACGGTTGTACAACGACAACATCAACGGAATTTTTTATCACCACGCCTGCACAGACGACAATACGGGAATACCTGAAGAAAGGCGTTGGTTCCAAACTTGAGGCAAAGTCGACGCCCAGGTTGAATGGTCCTCTGCAAAATTATTCTATGCCTGTGATTAGAGACGCGGCAATATACCGCGATAATACTGCGCCGGTGATGAGGGACCCGGGTAGGACCACTACCTTGCCCATGATAGGTCATGCAGTAGTGAAGCCTACCCCGAGTGCGACCAAGTCACCACGTGGGGGAAGAGGAGCCGCGTATCCTCTGCCGAAGAGGTCCACACTATCTCCGCATTCAAGTGAGCAAAAACTTGATGAGTCAAGTCTCCCACTTGAAAAAAGTCACAAAGATTTAATGGAAACATTGCTTTCAGACAGTCGGGCTATGCTGACAAAAAGCCGTACGACCTTGTCCGATATTAAAGACTCGCGTTCGACCCCCGAATCCGGCCGAGCGTCCAGAGCGCCCAGTCGAGGAAGCCGCCGTGGGTTTCCCAACTTGACGGACACGAGCTTGACTAGGGGGCCTCGGCGCCCGTCTGCCATTCCCGAGCCGGATTGGGAGAAGCGAAAGCTCTCTCTTCAGAGGTCCTCAACAGATTGGCTCATTGTCCGCGACCACAAGTACCCAAAAGAAGTTGAGAGAAAGAAGGCGCTCGAAGCTTCAAAAAAGATAGGGGAAAAGCTGAAGAAACAAGACGTTCCAATAACCTGTCAGAGGTGGAAGTATGTGCCCTTGGAGGACACCTGTCCGCTTAAATTTGGTGTGACCTACTCCGGGGTTCCCGCGAAAAAAGTAAAGAGCGTGTATAAGAAGAAACCGGGCAAACGACTCGGAGCAAGAACGCGGAAGTCATAA
- the LOC135486657 gene encoding uncharacterized protein LOC135486657 — protein sequence MATAQVVQDKRPVKTALHQAVLDERLRQVRILVSKHHANVDSRDMYGRAPLMLACLLENENDGYKMAKIFVRAGALLSLRDNMGRTALAYACMRGREKIVRGILREDVLDINEPDNDGNTPLMHAAMSGNTTVVEMVVKTLLKFGLGVDARNNLGYSALLLAAKYGNYNSAYIILTDGGASPTIRDNELFLNAFEWATSSSSLHDQFTKQRALTISPTTDVDSLTHKPQKQKLGDIYRRTKSPQCNHVKSSDPFRIPWDTGRLPAIYSEHRHHPSESVELTQGKNPRQRFLEKLQNVQGTGKFRPITTSAVRSRSSRAAPSSAKLLAFSAPPVRAKTVIHTVKSDIRTLFKIYAYQHVDHKRPVTVAGGESFIVRHAAPSAGGQVVCGMKRLAFHSPILEEESVRSMSH from the coding sequence ATGGCTACAGCCCAAGTGGTCCAAGACAAGCGGCCGGTGAAGACAGCCCTTCACCAGGCTGTGCTGGATGAGAGACTCCGACAAGTGAGGATCCTGGTGTCAAAACACCATGCAAACGTGGACTCTAGGGACATGTACGGCCGTGCACCGCTGATGCTGGCTTGTTTACTCGAGAATGAAAATGACGGATACAAAATGGCCAAGATTTTCGTACGCGCCGGCGCGCTTCTGAGCCTTCGCGACAACATGGGACGGACTGCCCTGGCTTATGCTTGTATGAGAGGCAGGGAGAAAATCGTCCGAGGCATCTTACGGGAGGATGTTTTGGACATCAATGAGCCGGATAATGACGGGAACACGCCCCTCATGCATGCGGCCATGAGTGGAAATACGACTGTTGTCGAGATGGTGGTTAAAACGTTGCTCAAATTCGGTTTGGGAGTGGACGCGAGGAACAACCTTGGATACTCTGCGCTGCTCCTTGCTGCGAAATATGGTAACTATAACTCGGCTTATATCATTCTAACTGATGGAGGTGCCTCGCCTACGATACGAGACAATGAGTTGTTCCTCAATGCCTTTGAATGGGCGACGAGCAGCAGTAGTCTCCATGATCAGTTCACAAAGCAACGGGCCCTGACCATATCACCAACCACAGATGTAGATTCCTTAACCCACAAACCGCAAAAGCAGAAGTTAGGAGACATCTACCGGCGGACAAAATCGCCGCAATGCAACCACGTGAAGTCTTCAGATCCATTTCGTATTCCCTGGGACACCGGCCGGTTACCGGCGATTTACAGCGAACACCGGCATCACCCCAGTGAGTCCGTCGAGTTGACCCAGGGTAAGAACCCACGGCAGCGCTTCTTAGAGAAGCTGCAGAACGTCCAGGGGACGGGAAAGTTCCGTCCAATCACGACGAGTGCGGTGAGGTCACGGTCATCTCGTGCAGCGCCATCTTCCGCGAAACTCCTCGCgttttccgccccacccgttaGAGCGAAAACAGTGATACATACAGTTAAATCAGATATACGGACCCTGTTCAAGATTTATGCCTATCAGCATGTTGACCACAAAAGGCCAGTAACTGTAGCCGGAGGGGAAAGTTTCATCGTACGACACGCAGCGCCATCCGCTGGCGGTCAAGTGGTATGCGGGATGAAGAGACTGGCATTTCACTCGCCAATATTGGAGGAGGAAAGTGTGCGTTCCATGTCGCATTAA